The proteins below are encoded in one region of Amycolatopsis acidiphila:
- a CDS encoding helix-turn-helix domain-containing protein: protein MPVTTIQRPVGELIRQWRERRRISQLDLSISAEISTRHLSFVETGRANPSRDMVLRLGEHLDVPLRERNQLLLAAGFAPAYRESRLDDPGLAVARAAVRRVLAGHEPYPAVVVDRYWNLVDSNESIAVLTEGVAPELLAAPANVLRIALHPEGMAPRVLNLGEWRADLLGRLRRQVETTADPGLAELLAEIRAYPCDQPETGNPERGEIFVPLRVRHGEAELSFFSTIATFGHPVEITLSELAIESFYPADDTTGEYLRQLAASRGAAEG, encoded by the coding sequence GTGCCCGTGACGACCATCCAGCGCCCTGTGGGCGAGCTGATCCGGCAGTGGCGCGAGCGCCGCCGGATCAGCCAGCTCGACCTGTCGATCTCGGCGGAGATCTCCACCCGGCACCTGAGCTTCGTGGAGACCGGACGCGCCAACCCCAGCAGGGACATGGTATTGCGCCTCGGCGAGCACCTCGACGTGCCGCTGCGGGAACGCAACCAGCTGTTGCTCGCGGCCGGTTTTGCCCCGGCGTACCGGGAAAGCAGGCTCGACGACCCCGGCCTCGCCGTCGCCCGTGCGGCGGTGCGGCGGGTGCTGGCGGGGCACGAGCCGTACCCCGCGGTCGTCGTCGACCGGTACTGGAACCTGGTGGACAGCAACGAAAGCATCGCGGTGCTGACCGAGGGCGTGGCCCCGGAGCTGCTGGCCGCCCCGGCGAACGTGCTGCGGATCGCGCTGCATCCCGAGGGCATGGCGCCACGCGTCCTGAACCTGGGGGAGTGGCGCGCGGACCTGCTGGGCCGGTTGCGGCGCCAGGTCGAGACGACGGCCGACCCCGGGCTCGCGGAGCTGCTGGCGGAGATCCGCGCGTATCCGTGCGACCAGCCGGAGACCGGGAATCCCGAGCGTGGGGAGATCTTCGTGCCGCTGCGCGTGCGGCACGGCGAGGCGGAGCTGTCGTTCTTCTCCACCATCGCGACGTTCGGCCATCCGGTGGAGATCACCTTGTCGGAGCTGGCGATCGAGTCGTTCTACCCGGCGGACGACACGACGGGGGAGTACCTGCGGCAGCTGGCCGCGTCGCGCGGGGCGGCCGAGGGCTAG
- a CDS encoding MerR family transcriptional regulator: protein MVDERPIKAVDGEQGELFPDSSLPDELVGYRGPAACQIAGITYRQLDYWARTKLVAPSIRTAHGSGSQRLYSFKDILALKIVKRLLDTGVSLQNIRVAVDHLRARGVADLAKVTLVSDGTTVYECTSPEEIVDLLQGGQGVFGIAVKVPMQEISGTIHEFPAERADGGEVEAVVPDELSQRRNARRTG from the coding sequence GTGGTCGACGAGAGGCCGATCAAGGCGGTCGACGGAGAGCAGGGCGAACTGTTCCCTGACTCGTCACTGCCTGATGAGCTGGTCGGTTACCGGGGGCCCGCGGCCTGCCAGATCGCCGGCATCACCTACCGGCAGCTCGACTACTGGGCTCGCACGAAGCTCGTCGCCCCGAGCATCCGCACCGCGCACGGCTCGGGTTCCCAGCGCCTGTACTCCTTCAAGGACATCCTCGCGCTGAAGATCGTGAAGCGTTTACTGGACACGGGCGTCTCGCTGCAGAACATCAGAGTGGCCGTCGACCACCTGCGCGCCCGCGGCGTCGCGGACCTGGCGAAGGTGACCCTGGTGTCGGACGGCACGACGGTCTACGAATGCACCTCGCCCGAGGAGATCGTGGATCTGCTGCAGGGCGGCCAGGGCGTGTTCGGCATCGCCGTGAAGGTCCCGATGCAGGAGATCAGCGGCACCATCCACGAGTTCCCGGCCGAGCGCGCCGACGGCGGCGAGGTCGAGGCGGTCGTGCCGGACGAGCTGAGCCAGCGACGCAACGCCCGCCGCACGGGCTGA
- a CDS encoding TIGR03086 family metal-binding protein, whose amino-acid sequence MNLLDAHGEALREFDRTVHRVGGEQWDAPTPCTEWSVRDLVNHLVSEQLWVPHLLAGETIEEVGDRYDGDVLGDDPVGVWEKASAAARESWTAPGATDRQVHLSYGEADAADYGWQMTLDFAVHAWDLATGIGAEQPMADDVAEALLTTMGPQVQAWQGIGLFAPPVPVPESASAPDRLLALVGRDPGGRARS is encoded by the coding sequence ATGAACCTGCTCGACGCACATGGCGAAGCGCTGCGCGAGTTCGACCGGACGGTGCACCGGGTCGGCGGCGAGCAGTGGGACGCGCCGACGCCGTGCACGGAGTGGTCCGTGCGAGATCTGGTCAACCACCTCGTGTCCGAGCAGCTGTGGGTGCCGCACCTGCTCGCGGGCGAGACGATCGAGGAGGTCGGCGACCGCTACGACGGCGACGTGCTGGGCGACGACCCGGTCGGCGTGTGGGAGAAGGCGTCCGCCGCGGCCAGGGAGTCGTGGACGGCGCCGGGCGCGACGGACAGGCAGGTGCACCTGTCCTACGGCGAGGCGGACGCCGCCGACTACGGCTGGCAGATGACGCTCGACTTCGCGGTGCACGCCTGGGACCTGGCGACCGGGATCGGCGCGGAGCAGCCGATGGCCGACGACGTGGCCGAGGCGCTGTTGACGACGATGGGCCCGCAGGTCCAGGCGTGGCAGGGCATCGGGCTGTTCGCACCGCCGGTGCCGGTGCCGGAAAGCGCTTCCGCGCCCGACCGGCTGCTCGCCCTGGTGGGCCGGGATCCGGGCGGCCGCGCCCGGAGCTGA
- a CDS encoding hemolysin family protein translates to MDVLFAVLGVLFFLLLTIGTGLAVAAEFSLTALERSTVEADVRKVGDRRSKTVRNAHAHLSYQLSGAQVAITLTTLVTGYLAEPLIGRLVRPVLTAIGLSDSVADGASLIIALLLATSLSMILGEMVPKNLAVARPLRTARAVMGYHSRFSALFRWLITLMNNSANWVVRKFGVEPQEELRSARSPQELGSIVRTSAESGTLDTSTAELLDKSLRFGGRTADELMTPRVQIESLTVDETINDLIALARRTGFSRFPVYREDLDDVQGAVHVKQAFVVAAGERETVKIGSVMRPVPTVPESLPGDALLSRLRDSRFQVAMVVDEYGGTAGLVTLEDVVEEIIGDVRDEHDQGEAPASQRLDTDTWLVSGQLRADEVRDLTGFRMPEGDYETIAGLVLERLGKIPVPGDGIDVEGWRLTVVTMDRHRIAELSVHRLEEPAPAGEEAAR, encoded by the coding sequence ATGGACGTCCTGTTCGCCGTGCTCGGCGTCCTGTTCTTCCTCCTGCTGACGATCGGCACCGGCCTCGCCGTCGCCGCGGAGTTCTCGCTCACCGCACTCGAGCGCAGCACCGTCGAGGCCGACGTCCGCAAGGTCGGTGACCGCCGCTCCAAGACCGTCCGCAACGCGCACGCGCACCTGTCCTACCAGCTCTCCGGCGCCCAGGTCGCGATCACCCTGACCACCCTGGTCACCGGTTACCTCGCCGAACCCCTGATCGGCCGGCTGGTCCGCCCGGTGCTCACCGCCATCGGGCTCTCGGACTCCGTCGCCGACGGCGCCTCCCTGATCATCGCGCTGCTGCTGGCGACCTCGCTGTCGATGATCCTCGGCGAGATGGTGCCCAAGAACCTCGCCGTCGCGCGCCCGCTGCGGACCGCCCGCGCCGTGATGGGCTACCACTCGCGCTTCTCCGCCCTCTTCCGCTGGCTCATCACCCTCATGAACAACAGCGCGAACTGGGTCGTGCGCAAGTTCGGCGTCGAGCCGCAGGAGGAGCTGCGTTCGGCGCGTTCGCCCCAGGAGCTCGGCTCGATCGTGCGCACCAGCGCCGAAAGCGGCACGCTCGACACCTCGACCGCGGAACTGCTCGACAAGTCACTGCGCTTCGGCGGCCGCACCGCCGACGAGCTGATGACCCCGCGCGTGCAGATCGAGTCGCTCACCGTCGACGAGACCATCAACGACCTCATCGCGCTCGCCCGCCGCACCGGGTTCTCCCGCTTCCCCGTCTACCGCGAGGACCTCGACGACGTCCAGGGCGCCGTGCACGTCAAGCAGGCCTTCGTGGTCGCCGCCGGCGAACGGGAGACGGTCAAGATCGGCTCGGTGATGCGGCCGGTGCCCACGGTCCCGGAGTCGCTGCCCGGCGACGCGTTGCTGTCCCGGCTGCGCGACTCCCGGTTCCAGGTCGCGATGGTCGTCGACGAGTACGGCGGCACCGCGGGCCTGGTGACACTGGAGGACGTGGTCGAGGAGATCATCGGCGACGTCCGCGACGAGCACGACCAGGGCGAGGCGCCCGCGTCGCAGCGGCTGGACACCGACACCTGGCTGGTGTCCGGGCAGCTGCGCGCCGACGAGGTCCGCGACCTCACCGGGTTCCGCATGCCCGAGGGCGACTACGAGACGATCGCCGGGCTCGTGCTGGAGCGGCTGGGCAAGATCCCGGTGCCCGGCGACGGCATCGACGTCGAGGGCTGGCGGCTGACCGTGGTCACCATGGACCGCCACCGCATCGCCGAGCTGAGCGTGCACCGGCTCGAAGAGCCCGCCCCGGCCGGAGAGGAGGCGGCCCGGTGA
- a CDS encoding TetR/AcrR family transcriptional regulator has translation MSVQERRERERAERQELIIRVARELAESEGWEAVTTRRLAERIEYSQPVLYSHFKGKDEIVEAVALQGFVELATAMHDARAGATNERDALSVVLHAYVRFAEENPVLYDAMFARATNLPFGRAQAPAPLRVAFRELVAVFEPLAGERDVETFTEVGWSAVHGLIALDRDRRLRPRRQGERLELLVGQLLG, from the coding sequence GTGTCGGTACAGGAGCGCCGGGAGCGGGAACGCGCCGAGCGGCAGGAGTTGATCATTCGCGTCGCGCGTGAGCTCGCGGAAAGTGAAGGCTGGGAAGCGGTCACCACCCGGCGTCTCGCCGAGCGGATCGAGTACAGCCAGCCTGTCCTCTACAGCCACTTCAAGGGCAAGGACGAAATCGTCGAAGCCGTGGCGCTGCAAGGGTTCGTCGAGCTGGCGACTGCCATGCACGACGCGCGCGCCGGCGCGACGAACGAGCGAGATGCCCTTTCGGTCGTGCTGCACGCGTACGTGCGCTTCGCCGAAGAGAACCCCGTGCTCTACGACGCGATGTTCGCGCGGGCCACGAACCTGCCCTTCGGCCGTGCCCAGGCGCCTGCCCCGCTGCGGGTCGCGTTCCGCGAACTCGTCGCCGTGTTCGAGCCGCTCGCTGGCGAGCGGGATGTCGAGACCTTCACCGAGGTCGGCTGGAGCGCCGTGCATGGCCTGATCGCCCTCGACCGCGACCGCCGCCTGCGGCCGCGCCGTCAGGGTGAGCGGCTGGAGCTGCTTGTCGGGCAGCTGCTGGGCTGA
- a CDS encoding bifunctional nuclease family protein, with product MSEMRVVGVRVELPANQPILLLRETEGERYLPIWIGSVEATAIALEQQGVRPARPLTHDLLKEVIAALGRELEQVVITDLREGTFFAELVFDGNVRVSARPSDSVALALRVGVPIHAVDSVLEEAGLIIPDEQEDEVEKFREFLDSVSPEDFRGADT from the coding sequence ATGAGCGAGATGCGCGTCGTCGGCGTGCGGGTCGAGCTGCCCGCGAATCAGCCGATCTTGCTGCTGCGGGAGACGGAGGGCGAGCGGTACCTCCCGATCTGGATCGGATCCGTGGAGGCCACCGCCATCGCGCTGGAGCAACAGGGTGTCCGGCCCGCCCGGCCGCTGACTCACGACCTGCTCAAAGAGGTCATCGCGGCGCTCGGGCGCGAGCTGGAGCAGGTCGTGATCACCGACCTGCGCGAGGGCACGTTCTTCGCGGAACTGGTCTTCGACGGCAATGTGCGGGTCTCCGCCCGGCCGAGCGACTCGGTGGCGCTGGCGCTGCGTGTCGGGGTGCCGATCCACGCGGTCGACTCCGTGCTCGAGGAAGCCGGGCTGATCATCCCCGACGAGCAGGAGGACGAGGTCGAGAAGTTCCGCGAGTTCCTCGACTCCGTCTCGCCCGAAGACTTCCGCGGCGCCGACACGTAA
- the ftsR gene encoding transcriptional regulator FtsR, whose amino-acid sequence MTAAGRPQRDGLSIGAVLAQLRADFPDVTISKIRFLESEGLVQPGRTPSGYRQFAPADVERLRFVLSAQRDHYLPLKVIKEQLDAADGGAGGPEVTGTRLPRKLVSLSSRTGDGLPAAEDFAPGREVRLTQEELLAETGIDAPTLAELEQYGLLRPGAAGFYDPDAVLVARTVKAMTEFGIEPRHLRAFRASADREVGLLEQIVTPVYRHRDADAKARADEMVRELAALSVTLHTLLVKAGIRGVTGG is encoded by the coding sequence GTGACGGCTGCCGGGCGGCCACAGCGCGATGGGTTGAGCATCGGGGCCGTTCTGGCGCAGCTGCGCGCAGACTTCCCCGACGTCACCATCTCCAAGATCAGGTTCCTCGAGTCGGAGGGGCTGGTACAGCCAGGGCGCACGCCGTCGGGCTACCGCCAGTTCGCCCCGGCGGACGTCGAGCGCCTGCGGTTCGTGCTGTCCGCCCAGCGGGACCACTACCTGCCGCTGAAGGTGATCAAGGAGCAGCTCGACGCCGCGGACGGCGGCGCGGGCGGGCCCGAGGTGACCGGCACCCGGCTTCCCCGCAAGCTCGTCTCGCTCTCCTCGCGCACCGGTGACGGGCTGCCCGCGGCCGAGGACTTCGCGCCCGGTCGCGAGGTCCGGCTCACCCAGGAGGAGCTGCTGGCCGAAACCGGCATCGACGCCCCGACGCTGGCCGAGCTCGAGCAGTACGGGCTCCTCCGGCCGGGCGCGGCGGGGTTCTACGACCCGGATGCGGTGCTGGTCGCGCGCACGGTCAAGGCGATGACGGAGTTCGGCATCGAACCGCGGCACCTGCGCGCGTTCCGCGCCTCCGCCGACCGCGAGGTCGGGCTGCTGGAGCAGATCGTGACGCCGGTGTACCGGCACCGGGACGCCGACGCGAAGGCCCGCGCGGACGAGATGGTGCGGGAGCTGGCGGCGTTGTCGGTCACCCTGCACACGCTGCTGGTCAAGGCCGGCATCCGGGGTGTGACCGGCGGTTGA
- a CDS encoding 3-methyladenine DNA glycosylase gives MDVVLGPQEWIARESAHAQRVRRWTRPYQERRSRGEKHPVLDFLFQYYSFRPAHLERWQPGLGVVLGGDEARRFLDRPGYLETEDGVTLNPAAFTEKKAETARYFRTLLAKTASRAPRLGCFGLHEWAMVYRQDAARVRHNQLPLRLGTAGTDAVVESLEIRCGHYDAFRFFTAPARPRNTLQPSRASQAELEQPGCLHANMDLYKACYKLDPFVPSELLADCFELAADIRELDMCASPYDLSALGYRPVRIESPAGRAEYARKQGEFARRAAPLRDRLLSQCDYLLSLHK, from the coding sequence ATGGACGTCGTGCTGGGGCCGCAGGAGTGGATCGCGCGGGAGAGCGCGCACGCGCAACGCGTGCGGCGCTGGACGCGGCCGTACCAGGAGCGGCGCTCCCGTGGCGAGAAGCATCCGGTGCTGGACTTCCTGTTCCAGTACTACTCGTTCCGCCCGGCGCACCTCGAGCGCTGGCAACCCGGTCTCGGCGTGGTGCTGGGCGGCGACGAGGCACGCCGGTTCCTCGACCGCCCTGGCTACCTCGAGACCGAGGACGGCGTCACGCTGAATCCGGCGGCGTTCACGGAGAAGAAGGCCGAGACGGCCCGGTATTTCCGGACACTGCTGGCGAAGACGGCGAGTCGTGCGCCGCGGCTGGGCTGCTTCGGGCTGCACGAGTGGGCGATGGTGTACCGGCAGGACGCCGCCCGGGTCCGGCACAACCAGTTGCCGTTGCGGCTGGGCACCGCGGGGACCGACGCGGTCGTCGAGTCGCTCGAGATCCGGTGCGGGCACTACGACGCGTTCCGCTTCTTCACCGCCCCCGCACGCCCGCGCAATACACTGCAGCCGAGCCGGGCGAGCCAGGCGGAGCTGGAACAACCGGGCTGCCTGCACGCGAACATGGACCTCTACAAGGCTTGTTACAAACTCGACCCGTTCGTCCCGTCGGAACTGCTCGCCGACTGCTTCGAGCTCGCGGCGGATATCCGCGAACTGGATATGTGTGCCAGCCCGTACGATCTGTCGGCGCTGGGATACCGGCCGGTGCGTATCGAGTCGCCCGCCGGGCGCGCGGAATACGCCCGGAAGCAGGGGGAGTTCGCGCGCCGGGCGGCGCCCCTGCGCGACCGCCTGCTTTCGCAGTGCGACTATTTGCTTTCGCTTCACAAATAG
- a CDS encoding nuclear transport factor 2 family protein: protein MTEFTAVAHRYLDTWNETDPAKRRGLIEEVFAGDATYTDPLGAVAGHEGLDGFIGGAQQQFAGLRFDLGGSVDGHHDIARFSWYLGPEGAPEPLAIGFDVVRVEDGKIKQVLGFLDKMPG from the coding sequence ATGACCGAGTTCACCGCCGTCGCGCACCGCTACCTCGACACGTGGAACGAGACCGACCCGGCGAAGCGCCGCGGCCTGATCGAGGAGGTGTTCGCCGGGGACGCCACCTACACCGACCCGCTCGGCGCGGTCGCCGGGCACGAGGGGCTCGACGGGTTCATCGGCGGAGCCCAGCAGCAGTTCGCGGGCCTGCGGTTCGACCTGGGCGGCAGCGTCGACGGCCACCACGACATCGCGCGGTTCAGCTGGTACCTCGGACCCGAGGGCGCGCCCGAACCGCTCGCGATCGGGTTCGACGTGGTCCGCGTCGAGGACGGGAAAATCAAGCAGGTACTGGGTTTTCTGGACAAGATGCCCGGCTGA
- the gcvH gene encoding glycine cleavage system protein GcvH yields the protein MSAPEELRYTEEHEWVATRSGDSVRVGITEYAQDQLGDVVFVELPEVGRQLGAGDTLGEVESTKSVSELFAPVDGEVTAVNGAVVDSPELINSDPYGEGWLVEIKVSDPAAVEGLLDSDAYQALTAG from the coding sequence TTGTCCGCTCCAGAAGAGTTGCGCTACACCGAGGAGCACGAGTGGGTCGCCACCCGCTCCGGTGACTCGGTCCGGGTGGGGATCACCGAGTACGCGCAGGACCAGCTCGGCGACGTGGTGTTCGTCGAGCTGCCCGAGGTGGGCAGGCAGCTCGGCGCGGGCGACACGTTGGGCGAGGTCGAGTCCACCAAGAGCGTCTCGGAGCTGTTCGCGCCGGTGGACGGCGAGGTCACGGCGGTCAACGGCGCGGTCGTCGACTCGCCGGAGCTGATCAACAGCGACCCCTACGGCGAGGGCTGGCTCGTCGAGATCAAGGTGAGCGACCCGGCCGCGGTCGAGGGCCTGCTCGATTCCGACGCCTACCAGGCGCTCACCGCCGGATAG
- the garA gene encoding glycogen accumulation regulator GarA: protein MSTNDGPGVPPEQSPERTSVFRADFLADAEGHEPPAPEPSVAGVDALPSGSALLVVKRGPNAGSRFLLDRDTTSAGRHPDSDIFLDDVTVSRRHAEFRREGGEFVVIDVGSLNGTYVNREPVDQAVLAGGDEVQIGKFRLVFLTGPGHGGQGAQ from the coding sequence GTGAGCACGAACGACGGACCCGGTGTTCCCCCGGAGCAGTCTCCGGAGCGGACTTCGGTCTTCCGGGCCGACTTCCTGGCGGACGCGGAGGGCCACGAGCCGCCGGCGCCCGAGCCCTCGGTCGCCGGTGTCGACGCGCTGCCGTCCGGCTCGGCACTGTTGGTCGTCAAGCGGGGCCCCAACGCGGGCTCGCGGTTCCTGCTGGACCGCGACACCACCAGCGCGGGGCGGCACCCGGACAGTGACATCTTCCTTGACGACGTCACGGTCTCCCGTCGGCACGCGGAGTTCCGGCGTGAGGGCGGCGAGTTCGTGGTGATCGACGTGGGCAGCCTGAACGGCACCTATGTCAACCGCGAGCCGGTGGACCAGGCCGTCCTCGCCGGCGGCGACGAGGTGCAGATCGGCAAGTTCCGCCTGGTCTTCCTGACCGGCCCGGGGCACGGGGGCCAGGGGGCACAGTGA
- a CDS encoding CDP-alcohol phosphatidyltransferase family protein, translating into MSTDSAAPPVASQPGLLRQALNVPNILSLLRLAGVPVFLWLLLGPREDGWALALLVFSALTDWLDGKLARWLDQMSRLGQLLDPAADRLYIAATLVAFLVRGIIPWWVVAPLVLRELIVGVCILLLRRNGFAPPEVTYAGKAATFVLMYAFPFLLLTQGGSAVAGVARPIAYAFTAWGCVLYLWSGALYVIQTVSAIRGAERSGGM; encoded by the coding sequence GTGTCCACCGACAGCGCCGCACCGCCGGTCGCGTCGCAGCCGGGCCTGCTGCGCCAGGCGCTGAACGTCCCGAACATCCTGTCCCTGCTGCGGCTCGCGGGCGTCCCGGTCTTCCTGTGGCTGCTGCTGGGCCCGCGCGAGGACGGCTGGGCCCTGGCCCTGCTGGTGTTCAGCGCGCTCACCGACTGGCTCGACGGCAAGCTCGCCCGCTGGCTCGACCAGATGAGCAGGCTCGGCCAGCTGCTCGACCCGGCCGCCGACCGGCTCTACATCGCCGCGACGCTGGTGGCGTTCCTGGTCCGCGGCATCATCCCGTGGTGGGTGGTGGCGCCGCTGGTGCTGCGCGAGCTGATCGTCGGCGTGTGCATCCTCCTGCTGCGCCGCAACGGGTTCGCGCCACCGGAGGTCACCTACGCCGGCAAGGCCGCGACGTTCGTGCTGATGTACGCCTTCCCCTTCCTGCTGCTCACCCAGGGGGGCTCGGCCGTGGCCGGGGTGGCCCGCCCGATCGCGTACGCGTTCACGGCCTGGGGGTGCGTGCTCTACCTGTGGTCGGGGGCGCTGTACGTGATCCAGACGGTCTCGGCCATCCGGGGTGCCGAGCGGTCCGGTGGGATGTAA
- a CDS encoding TetR/AcrR family transcriptional regulator yields MPRVSQDHLDARRRQILDGSRVCFARYGYEGATVRRLEEATGLSRGAIFHHFRDKESLFLALAEEDAARMADVVAAQGLVQVMRDLLAGGGEHPADWLGTRLEVSRRLRTDPEFRGRWAERSQQLTLATRQRLLRQREVGNLRDDVDVDVLTSYLELVLEGLVSHLAMGLPADDLGPVLDLVEESVRRHRVRASLES; encoded by the coding sequence ATGCCACGGGTCAGTCAGGATCACCTCGACGCGCGACGGCGCCAGATCCTCGACGGCTCACGCGTCTGCTTCGCCCGGTACGGGTACGAGGGTGCCACGGTCCGGCGGCTGGAGGAAGCGACCGGGCTGTCGCGTGGCGCGATCTTCCATCATTTCCGGGACAAGGAGTCCTTGTTCCTCGCCCTCGCGGAGGAGGACGCCGCGCGGATGGCGGACGTCGTCGCCGCCCAGGGTCTCGTGCAGGTGATGCGCGACCTGCTCGCGGGCGGCGGCGAGCATCCGGCGGACTGGCTCGGCACGCGGCTCGAGGTCTCGCGCAGGCTCCGCACCGACCCGGAGTTCCGTGGCCGGTGGGCGGAACGCTCGCAGCAGCTGACGCTGGCGACCCGGCAGCGGCTGCTGCGTCAGCGGGAGGTCGGCAACCTGCGTGACGACGTGGACGTGGACGTGCTCACGTCGTATCTGGAGCTGGTGCTCGAGGGGCTCGTGTCGCACCTGGCGATGGGGCTGCCGGCCGATGATCTGGGGCCGGTGCTCGATCTCGTCGAAGAAAGCGTGCGGCGGCATCGCGTTCGTGCTTCATTGGAGTCATGA
- a CDS encoding hemolysin family protein: MNDWLAIFLVVVLLLTNAFFVGAEFTLISSRRDRLEALLEQGKTRARIVINASKHVSLMLAGAQLGITICSLLLGRLGEPAVAHRLGAFFDLLHIPDVLVHPISFAIALAFITILHVLIGEMVPKNLAIADPERLALWLVPVHVGWVKLARPFIWLLNFSSNSLLRLVKVEPKDELETAYTSAELAELLSESRREGLLEQSEHERLSQTLSSVAKTVADVLVPLDQLTTLSPAPTVGEIEEAVSATGFSRYPLCSAAGELIGYLHVKDVLDQIGDEPETIIPASKFRALTDLAVGARLDEALSAMRNEGTHLARALDTDGRPVGVVALEDLVEEYVGTVRDGTHVAA, encoded by the coding sequence GTGAACGACTGGCTCGCCATTTTCCTCGTCGTGGTCCTGCTGCTGACCAACGCGTTCTTCGTGGGCGCGGAGTTCACCCTGATCTCCTCCCGCCGCGACCGGCTGGAGGCCCTGCTCGAACAGGGCAAGACCCGGGCGCGCATCGTCATCAACGCCAGCAAGCACGTGTCGCTCATGCTCGCCGGCGCGCAGCTGGGCATCACCATCTGCTCGCTGCTGCTGGGCCGCCTCGGCGAGCCGGCGGTGGCGCACCGGCTCGGCGCGTTCTTCGACCTGCTGCACATCCCGGACGTGCTGGTGCACCCCATCTCGTTCGCGATCGCGCTGGCGTTCATCACGATCCTGCACGTGCTGATCGGCGAGATGGTGCCGAAGAACCTCGCGATCGCCGACCCGGAACGGCTCGCGCTGTGGCTGGTGCCGGTGCACGTCGGCTGGGTCAAGCTCGCCCGGCCGTTCATCTGGCTGCTGAACTTCTCCTCGAACTCGTTGCTGCGCCTGGTGAAGGTCGAGCCGAAGGACGAGCTGGAGACGGCCTACACCTCGGCGGAGCTGGCCGAGCTGCTCAGCGAGTCCCGCCGCGAAGGGCTGCTGGAGCAGTCCGAGCACGAACGGCTCAGCCAGACGTTGTCGTCGGTCGCGAAGACCGTGGCGGACGTGCTGGTGCCGCTGGACCAGCTCACCACGCTGTCCCCCGCGCCCACGGTCGGCGAGATCGAGGAAGCCGTTTCGGCGACCGGGTTCTCGCGGTACCCGCTGTGCTCGGCCGCCGGCGAGCTGATCGGCTACCTGCACGTGAAGGACGTGCTGGACCAGATCGGCGACGAGCCGGAGACGATCATCCCGGCGAGCAAGTTCCGCGCGCTCACCGACCTCGCGGTGGGCGCCCGGCTCGACGAGGCGCTGTCCGCCATGCGCAACGAGGGCACCCACCTGGCCCGCGCGCTCGACACCGACGGGCGGCCGGTCGGCGTCGTGGCGCTGGAGGACCTGGTCGAGGAGTACGTGGGCACGGTCCGCGACGGCACGCACGTGGCAGCCTGA